DNA sequence from the Acidothermus cellulolyticus 11B genome:
CCGAAACTTTCAGAGGCGGCTGGAGATCGGCGCAGGGGTTACGGGGGACGGCTGCCGCCACGGTGAGCGACATCGTCGGCGGCGGTACACGTCACCGTTCCAACAAAGGAGACTTCCATGCGACGTATTGGACGACGCCTGGCGGTTTGGCTAAGTGCCGGGACTGTTGCGATCACGGCGGCCATGACGGGATTCCTTGGGGCCGGTGGTGCACGCGCCGCCTCGACAGGCCCGATCCCACCCGGCGTGTTGACGCAAGTAACGAATTTCGGCACGAATCCCACGGCCTTGAACATGTACGTCTATGTACCGCAAAATCTGGCTGCCCGGCCTGCTCTGCTGGTCGCCATTCATTACTGCACGGGCAGTGCGCAGGCACTGTTCAGCGGCTACGCGCACGACTTTGTGACCGCAGCTGACCGGTACGGATACATCATTGTCTTCCCGGAGGCCACCCGTAGTGGTCAGTGCTTCGATGTCTATAGTCCGCAAGCACTTGCCCGCAACGGCGGCAGTGACCCGCAAGGCGTCATGTCCATGGTGTCGTGGGTCGAGAGTCAATATCCCATTGACCGCAGTCGCGTCTTCGCCATGGGCGTATCGTCCGGCGCCATGATGACGAACGTACTGCTCGCCGAATATCCCGATGTTTTCGCGGCCGGTGTCGCCTTCATGGGTGTCCCGTACGGATGCTTCGCGACGGGCAGCGCAAGTGTGACGTGGAACAGTCAATGTGCCAACGGCCAGGTGATTAAGACGGCCCAACAGTGGGGCGACCTTGCCCGGTCGGCTTATCCAGGTTACACCGGCGGGTACCCGCGCATTCAACTCTGGCACGGCACGGCGGATACCACGCTCAACTACGCAAATCTCGGCGAAGAGGTCAAGCAGTGGACCAACCTGCACGGACTCTCGACAACGCCGACTTCGAGCGACAGTCCGGTGTCCGGATGGACACGAAGCCGGTACGGCAGCACGACGACGCAGCCACCGGTCGAAGCGATAAGTGTGGCGGGTGCGGGTCATGTCCTGCCGCAAACCGGAATGGACGCGTACGCCATCACATTCCTCGGTCTTGACAGTGCGGGTGGGTCGGTGTCGCCGTCTCCGTCGCCGTCGCCGAGTCCGTCGCCGTCGCCGAGTCCGTCGCCGAGTCCGTCGCCGAGCCCATCCCCGTCGCCGAGCCCGTCTCCGTCGCCGTCTTCGTCGCCGGTGTCGGGTGGGGTGAAGGTGCAGTATAAGAACAATGATTCGGCGCCGGGTGATAATCAGATCAAACCGGGTTTGCAGGTGGTGAATACCGGGTCGTCGTCGGTGGATTTGTCGACGGTGACGGTGCGGTACTGGTTCACCCGGGATGGTGGGTCGTCGACACTGGTGTACAACTGTGACTGGGCCGTGATGGGGTGTGGGAATATCCGCGCCTCGTTCGGTTCGGTGAACCCGGCGACGCCGACGGCGGACACCTACTTGCAGTTGTCGTTCACCGGCGGCACCTTGCCGGCTGGTGGGTCGACGGGTGAGATTCAAAGCCGGGTGAATAAGAGTGACTGGTCG
Encoded proteins:
- a CDS encoding PHB depolymerase family esterase, giving the protein MRRIGRRLAVWLSAGTVAITAAMTGFLGAGGARAASTGPIPPGVLTQVTNFGTNPTALNMYVYVPQNLAARPALLVAIHYCTGSAQALFSGYAHDFVTAADRYGYIIVFPEATRSGQCFDVYSPQALARNGGSDPQGVMSMVSWVESQYPIDRSRVFAMGVSSGAMMTNVLLAEYPDVFAAGVAFMGVPYGCFATGSASVTWNSQCANGQVIKTAQQWGDLARSAYPGYTGGYPRIQLWHGTADTTLNYANLGEEVKQWTNLHGLSTTPTSSDSPVSGWTRSRYGSTTTQPPVEAISVAGAGHVLPQTGMDAYAITFLGLDSAGGSVSPSPSPSPSPSPSPSPSPSPSPSPSPSPSPSPSPSSSPVSGGVKVQYKNNDSAPGDNQIKPGLQVVNTGSSSVDLSTVTVRYWFTRDGGSSTLVYNCDWAVMGCGNIRASFGSVNPATPTADTYLQLSFTGGTLPAGGSTGEIQSRVNKSDWSNFTETNDYSYGTNTTFQDWSKVTVYVNGRLVWGTEPSGTSPSPTPSPSPTPSPSPSPSPSPSPSPSPSPSPSPSSSPSSGCVASMRVDSSWPGGFTATVTVSNTGGVSTSGWQVGWSWPSGDSLVNAWNAVVSVTGTSVRAVNASYNGVIPAGGSTTFGFQANGTPGTPTFTCTTS